The window CCTCACCGCGCACCAGGACACGGGCGGCTACGCGAGCCTGCGCACCCTCGCCGACGAGACGGCCGCCGCCCTGGACGAGCGCCACCTGAAAAAGATCACCCTCACCCACGACACCTCCCTCTACGAGGGCCCCGAGCAGCACACCATCGGCGTGAACGGCAACCTCGCCCTGGTCGTCCCGCTGATGGCCGACGAGGCCCGCCTCGACGACTCCTCCAGCGGCAGCGCGGACCGCGACCCGGACCCGGCGGCGGCCGCCACCGCGACGTTCGCCTCCCTGCTGGAGGAGCGGGGCGTCACGGTGCGGACCGAGGGCTCCGCGAAGACCCCGAAGGGTGCGAAGGAACTCGCCGCCGTCTCCTCCCCGCCCCTGTCGACCCTGGTCGAGCGCATGCTCACCCACAGCGACAACGACATCGCCGAGGCCCTGGCCCGCCAGGTCGCGCTCGCGACGGGCGAGCGCCCGAGCTTCGACGGCGGCGCGGCGGCCATCAAGAAGGAACTGAAGAAGCTCGAACTGCCCCTCGGCGGTGTCGAGTTCGCGGACGGCAGCGGCCTCAGCCGGGGCAACGAACTGACTCCCGCACTCCTCACCACCCTCCTGGCCAGGTCCGCGGACCCCGACCACCCCGAACTCCGTTCCGTCCTCACCGGCCTCCCCGTCGCCGGCTTCACCGGCACCCTCCGCGGCCGCTACCCCAGCGAGGCCACCGGCACCGGCGTCGTCCGCGCCAAGACCGGCACCCTGAGCAACGTGAACACCCTCGCCGGCACGGTCGTCGACGCCGACGGCCGCCTCCTCGCCTTCGCCTTCCTGGCGACGGAGACCGACATGGCCGACACCGACCTCGCCAAGAAGGCCCTGACCGACGCCACCTCGACCCTGGCGACCTGCGGCTGCCGTTGACGTCGGCGAAGCAGGGCGGAGCCGGTGCTTCCAGGGGCGCGGAGAACCGCGCGAGCAACCACGAGCCCACCCGCACCGACCCACGACCCCAGGCACCGCCCGTCCGTCATGGCCTGCCCCAAGCGGCAGCGCTCACGTACGGTTGACAACATGACTCGTATCGGTGGTGCCGAGATGGTCGACTGGAATCTCGCGGTGGCGACCGCGACCCGGCTCGTACGGCCGGGCCCCGAGGTGAGCCGCGACGAGGCCAGGGCCATCGTCGCCGAGCTCCGCCGGCACGCGAAGGCGTCGGAGGAACACGTCCGCGCCTTCACGCGGATGCTGCCCGACACGGGCGACGACACCCCCGTCCTCGTGGTGGACCGGCCCGGCTGGGTCAGGGCCAACGTGGCCGGCTTCCGGGAGCTGCTGAAGCCGCTGCTGGAGAAGATGGAGGAACGTCGCGGCAACACCCCGGGCGGCGCCGTCCTCGGCGCGGTCGGCGGCAAGGTCACCGGCGTCGAACTGGGCATGCTCCTGTCGTTCCTGTCCTCCCGGGTCCTCGGTCAGTACGAGACCTTCGCCCCGCCGACCCGCGAACTCCCGGCGGGCGAGAACGGCGGGGGCCGACTGCTCCTCGTCGCCCCGAACATCGTGCACGTGGAGCGCGAACTCGACGTCCAGCCCCACGACTTCCGCCTCTGGGTGTGTCTGCACGAGGAGACGCACCGGACCCAGTTCACGGCCGTCCCCTGGCTGCGGGACCACCTGGAGGGTGAAATCCAGTCGTTCCTGGGGGAGACGGAGGTCGATCCCACGACCTTCCTGGAGCGCGTCCGGGAGGCCGCCCAGTCACTCGCGGGTGGCCGGCCCGAGGGAGAGGTGGGCGACGACGGTCACTCGATCGTGGAATTGGTGCAGACCCCCGCCCAGCGCGAGATCCTCGGCCGGCTCACCGCCGTCATGTCCCTCCTGGAGGGCCACGCCGACTACGTGATGGACGGGGTCGGCCCGGCCGTCGTGCCCTCGGTCGCCGAGATCCGGGAGAAGTTCCAGCAGCGACGGGCCAAGGGTGCCTCCCGCCTGGACCAGGCCCTGCGCAAGCTGCTGGGCCTGGACGCCAAGCTCAGGCAGTACAGGGACGGCGAGCGGTTCGTTCGGGCGGTCGTCGAACAGGTCGGCATGGACGGTTTCAACCGCGTCTGGACCTCACCGAACACCCTGCCGACCAAGGCGGAGATCGCCAAACCGGCGGACTGGGTCACACGGGTGCATCGCAAGGCGGAGTCGTGAGCCACGCGTGAGCGTGGTGAACGAATCCGGCCTATGGCAGGCAAACGCACCTCCAATCACCCGTCCGAGGGACCGTGAGCGAGGGGTAGGCGTGCAATGCTCGGGGAACGGCCCGGTTCTGTCACCATCTACACACTCTGAGTGACCGAACTCGGGCTCACCCCCCGACAATTTCATGAAGGGAACCGGACATGGGTCCCCACCCCGCGGTCGCGGCGATACGCCTGGCGGTACGCCGCGTACTCCACGACCTCCTCACCGAACACGACACGAACACCACCCTGCGCGCGCCCGCCCACGCGACCCCCGGCGCGCCGTCGGGCACGGGCGCGCGACCGGCGCTCGCGCCGCCTACGGCCGTGCCCCCCACGGCCGGGCCCATCGACGTCCGGCGCAGTGCGTCCGCGCGCCCGGGGGCGTCCCGCACGGGGGCCGGCGGGGACGAGCGCCCGCTCGTGCTCGTGGCGTGCTCCGGCGGCGCCGACTCCATGGCCCTCGCCTCCGCCCTCGCCTTCGAGGCGCCCAAGCTCGGCGTCCGCGCCGGCGGCGTCACCGTCGACCACGGTCTGCAGCCCGGCTCCGACCTGCGCGCCGAGGAAGTCGCCCTGCGCCTGCGCGAACTGGGCCTGGACCCGGTCGAGTCGGTGGCCGTCACCGTCGGCCGCGACGGCGGCCCCGAGGCCGCCGCCCGGGACGCCCGCTACGCCGCCCTCGACGCCGCGCTGGAACGCCACGGCGGCACCGCCGTCCTGCTCGGCCACACCCGCGACGACCAGGCCGAGACCGTCCTGCTCGGTCTCGCCCGCGGCTCCGGCATCCGCTCCCTGTCCGGTATGGCCGCGGTCTCGGGGGCCGACGGCCGTTATCGCCGCCCCTTCCTCCAGCTCGACCGGCAGACCGCTCGCAAGGCCTGCATGGTCCAGTCGCTGCCCGTCTGGGACGACCCGCACAACGCCGATCCCGCCTACACCCGGTCCAGGCTCCGCCACGAGGGCCTGCCCGCTCTGGAGAAGGCGCTCGGCAAGGGCGTCGTCGAGGCCCTCGCCCGTACGGCCCGGCTCTCCCGGGACGACGCCGACGCCCTCGACACCTGGGCCCGTCAGGCCGAGGCGTCCGTCCGCGACGCCGCCGGCCTGCTGGAGTGCGCGAAGCTCTACGCGCTGCCGCCCGCCGTACGCCGCCGGATCCTGCGCCGGGCCGCCATCGAGGCCGGTGCCCCGGCCGGTTCCCTCTTCGCCCGGCACATCGAGGAGGTCGACCGGCTCATCACCGGCTGGCGCGGTCAGGGGGCCATCAATCTCCCCGGCCGGGTCGTCGCCCAGCGCCAGGGTGGCAGACTGGTGATTCGGCAAGGCTGAATCCGGACGCCGAAGGGGCCCCTCACACGGGCCCCGGGCTCCCCGCACGGGGTGCGGGTGTCCGCGAGCGGCCCTGGGACGACCGACCGAAAGTGATGCGGGTGGACGCGAAAGACATGGGTGCCGACCTCAAAGAGGTGCTCATCACCAAGGAAGAGATCGACGCGAAGCTCGTCGAGCTGGCCGCGAAGATCGACGCGGAGTACGTGGGCAAGGACCTGCTGATCGTCGGAGTCCTCAAGGGCGCGGTCATGGTCATGGCGGACCTCGCGCGGGCGCTGTCCACCCCGGTCACCATGGACTGGATGGCCGTGTCCTCCTACGGCGCGGGCACCCAGTCCTCGGGTGTGGTGCGGATCCTCAAGGACCTCGACACCGACATCAAGGGCAAGCACGTCCTGATCGTCGAGGACATCATCGACTCGGGCCTGACCCTGTCGTGGCTGATCTCCAACCTCGGCTCCCGCGAGCCCGAGTCCCTGAAGATCTGCACCCTGCTGCGCAAGCCCGACGCCGCCAAGGTCGCCATCGACGTGGAGTGGGTCGGCTTCGACATCCCCAACGAGTTCGTCGTGGGCTACGGCCTCGACTTCGCCGAGAAGTACCGAAACCTCCCGTTCGTCGGTACGCTCGCGCCCCACGTCTACGGCGGCTGAACAACCCTCGTAAGACGCTCGGGAACCCCAGCGGGTTTCGCGCCGTTGGAGCATGCGAGGACGGGATCGCCGACAGTCCCCTGCGGCTTCGGGTGACAATGCTGGGGTACCGTCCGAAGAACAGTCTTTTATCAAACTCACTATGGCAGGAGGGACGGGGCGGCACCGCTCCGTATGGATGGACGTGAAGCGATACTTCCGTGGGCCAGTCATGTGGATCGTGCTGGCCGTCCTTGCCGTGGTCGTGTTGATGCAGGTTGTCGGCTCGTCCGGCGGCTACAAGACGGTGGACACCGGCCAGGTGGTCCAGGCGATCAATGACAACAAGGTCAAAGAAGCCAAACTGACCACCGGCGAAGAGCAGCTCCTGAAGGTGCAGCTCAAGGACGGCCAGAAGATCGAGGACAGCTCGAAGATCCAGGCGAGCTACATCGGCGATCAGGGCGTCACCCTCGCCAACACCCTGCAGGACAAGTTCCAGAACAAGCAGATCCCCGACGGCTACACGGTCTCGCCGACCAAGCAGAACGCTTTCGTCGGCATCCTGCTGTCCCTGCTCCCCTTCGTCCTGATCGTGGTCGTCTTCCTGTTCCTGATGAACCAGATGCAGGGCGGCGGCTCCCGGGTCATGAACTTCGGGAAGTCCAAGGCCAAGCTCATCACCAAGGACACCCCGAAGACGACCTTCTCGGACGTGGCGGGTGCGGACGAGGCCGTCGAGGAACTCCACGAGATCAAGGAGTTCCTCCAGGAGCCGGCCAAGTTCCAGGCCGTCGGCGCCAAGATCCCCAAGGGCGTGCTGCTCTACGGCCCGCCCGGTACGGGCAAGACGCTGCTGGCGCGCGCCGTCGCGGGCGAGGCGGGCGTCCCCTTCTACTCGATCTCCGGTTCCGACTTCGTCGAGATGTTCGTCGGTGTCGGTGCCTCCCGGGTCCGTGACCTCTTCGAGCAGGCCAAGGCGAACGCCCCGGCGATCGTCTTCGTCGACGAGATCGACGCGGTCGGCCGCCATCGCGGCGCCGGCCTCGGCGGTGGTCACGACGAGCGCGAGCAGACGCTGAACCAGCTGCTCGTCGAGATGGACGGCTTCGACGTCAAGGGCGGCGTGATCCTCATCGCCGCGACGAACCGCCCGGACATCCTCGACCCGGCGCTGCTGCGTCCGGGCCGCTTCGACCGCCAGATCGCCGTCGACCGCCCGGACATGCAGGGCCGTCTGGAGATTCTCAAGGTCCACCAGAAGGGCAAGCCGGTCGCGCCCGACGTCGACCTCGGCGCCGTCGCCCGCCGCACCCCCGGCATGACGGGTGCCGATCTCTCCAACGTCCTGAACGAGGCCGCGCTCCTGACGGCCCGCAGCGACAAGAAGCTGATCGACAACCACATGCTGGACGAGGCGATCGACCGTGTGATCGCGGGCCCGCAGAAGCGGACCCGGATCATGTCGGACAAGGAGAAGAAGATCACCGCGTACCACGAGGGCGGTCACGCCCTGGTCGCGGCGGCCTCACCGAACTCCGACCCCGTCCACAAGATCACCATCCTGTCCCGGGGCCGCGCCCTCGGCTACACGATGGTCCTGCCGGACGAGGACAGGTACTCGACCACCCGTAACGAGATGCTCGACCAGCTCGGCTACATGATGGGTGGCCGCGCCGCCGAGGAACTGGTCTTCCACGACCCGACCACCGGCGCCTCGAACGACATCGAGAAGGCCACCAGCCTGGCCCGCGCGATGGTCACCCAGTACGGCATGACCGAGCGTCTCGGTGCCATCAAGTTCGGCGGCGACAACAGCGAGCCGTTCCTCGGACGTGAGATGGCTCACCAGCGCGACTACTCGGAAGAGGTCGCCGCGCTCGTGGACGAAGAGGTCAAGAAGCTCATCGAGAACGCGCACAACGAGGCCTGGGAGATCCTGGTCGAGAACCGCGACGTCCTCGACAACCTGGTGCTGCAGCTGCTGGAGAAGGAGACGCTGGGCAAGGAGCAGATCGCCGAGATCTTCGCCCCCATCGTCAAGCGTCCGCCCCGGCCCGCCTGGACCGGCTCCTCCCGCCGCACCCCCTCCACCCGTCCGCCGGTCCTCTCCCCCCGGGAGCTGGCACTGACGAACGGCGCGAACGGCGCGACGCCGGCGATCACCACCAAGGCGCCCGTCGACGCGACTCCGGAGGAGAACGCGGAGAGCTGACGCCCCATCGGCGAGAACCGGCCACCCTGGGAGCCTCGGCTCCCGGCCCCGGCCGCCTCGCCAGGCCCGGAATGGATGCCGTGCCCCCCAGGTTCTAGCCTGGGGGGCACGGCCTTTTCGTATGACCGGGACATGGCCGAAAAATGAGACGCGTGGCCGTGCGCGTCGTCAGGCTCAGGAGCGAGGCACGACATGACCGACCCCGTGACGCTGGACGGTGGGGGCGCCATCGGCGAGTTCGACGAGAAGCGCGCCGAGAACGCCGTACGGGAGCTGCTGATCGCGGTCGGCGAGGATCCCGACCGGGAAGGGCTCAGGGAGACCCCGGCGCGGGTGGCGCGGGCGTACCGGGAGATATTCGCGGGCCTGTGGCAGCAGCCCGAGGGCGTGCTGACCACGACCTTCGACCTCGGACACGACGAGATGGTCCTGGTGAAGGACATCGAGGTCTACAGCACCTGTGAACACCATCTGGTCCCCTTCCGCGGTGTCGCGCACGTCGGGTACATCCCGTCCACCAGCGGAAAGATCACCGGCCTGTCGAAGCTGGCGCGGCTGGTGGACGTCTACGCCCGGCGGCCCCAGGTGCAGGAGCGGATGACGACGCAGATCGCCGACTCGCTGATGGAGATCCTGGAGCCGCGCGGGGTCATCGTGGTCGTGGAGTGCGAGCACATGTGCATGTCGATGCGGGGCATCCGCAAGCCCGGCGCGAAGACCATCACGTCGGCCGTGCGCGGCCAGCTGCGGGACGCGGCCACCCGCAACGAGGCGATGAGCCTCATCATGGCCCGCTGACCTCCCCCCGCGCGTGCGGGCGGGCCGCTACGTGGCGCGGGCCGCGCCGCCACCCGTGTCGTCGTCCTCCGGGAGCTTGCAGACACGCTCCAGGAAGAAGGCGGCCACTATGACGGCGATGCCCGCGAGGACGGAGAACCCGGCGTAGATGGCCTGGTCGCGACGGGCCGGGACCTCCAGGTACTCCAGGAGGAAGATCCCGACGCCGCCGTACATCCCGGCGACGAGCGCGGCGACGAGGGCGCTGGCCTGGCCGAAGACGACCGCGCGGGCGGCCATCAGGGGCTCCACGCCCTTGGCGTCCGGCCGGCGCTCCCGCTGGGCCTTGAGCCGGTTGCGCAGGGACACCGCGGTGGCCGTCAGGACGGTGGCGATCAGGGCGAGCACGATGGGCGCGGCCAGCGGGACGCTCGGCAGGGTGTCCACCGAGCTCCACAGCCGGGCCCCGGCCCAGGACAGCACCCCCGCGACGACGAACACCGCGGCCAGCGTCCTGATGCGCAGCTCTTTCACGATGCCCCTTCGACGAGCCCGGTGGTCCACGGTGTCGGGGATGATCCCGACCCGGTAGACCTTAACGACTACGCGGGCAGGTGGAGTTCCAGGTCGGCGCGGGGCGTCACGCCCTCGCGGGTGACGTCGTCCAGGAGCAGGGCGACCGGGCCGCGGCCGACGAGCCGGGCCTCCGGGTCGACGTCGTGCCAGGGGGCGAGGACGAAGGCCCGTTCGTGTGCGCGCGGATGCGGCAGGGTGAGCAGCGGATCGTCGGAGACGACGTCCGCGTACGCCACGATGTCGACGTCCAGCGTGCGCGGGCCCCAGCGCTCGTCCCGCACCCGGTGGAAGGCCTCCTCGACGGCCTGGGCGCGCTCCAGCAGCGAGGAGGGCGGCAGGGTGGTCTTCAGGACGACGACCGCGTTGAAGTACGAGGGCTGGCTGCCCGGCGCCACCCCCCAGGGCTCGGTCTCGTACACCGGCGAGACGGCCTTGACGCGTACGCCCGGTGTGTCCTCCAGCGCGTCGATCGCGCCCTGGATGTTCTCCAGCCGGTTGCCCAGGTTCGAACCGAGGGAGAGCACCGCCCGGCGGGGGTTGTGCAGGGTCGTGTCGGCCTCGTCCACCTTCTGTACGACGGAGGCGGGCACCGGCTGTACGGTCGGGTCGCTGTGACCCGCGGCGAAGAACGCGGTCATACTCGGCTCCGGGTGATGGTGACGGTCACGTCGTCGAAGGGGACGGTGATCGGCGCGTTCGGCTTGTGGACGGCGACCTCGACCTCCTGGACCCCGTCGTGCGCCAGGCACGCCCGGGCGATCCGCTCGGCGAGCGTCTCGATGAGGTTCACCGGCTCGCCCTCCACGAGGGCGACGACCTCCTCCGCCACGATCCCGTAGTGCACGGTCTTCGCCAGGTCGTCGTCGGCAGCGGCCGGCCGGGTGTCCAGGCCGAGCGTGAGGTCCACCACGAAGGTCTGGCCCTCCTCACGCTCGTGCGGGAACACCCCGTGGTGTCCGCGGGCCCTGAGGCCCCGCAACGCGACACGATCCACGCGAATCACTCCTGCAGTCGTCGGGAGCGGCCGATGCCACCCGTGTCGTCCGTGTCCTCGTGCGCGCTCGGCGCACCGGCCACCGTCGAATCTACCTGCGAGCCACGACAACCCTCACGCACGCGGGCCCGGGTGGACCGCCTACCCCGTCAGGACGGTGTGTCCTCGCTCTCGTCCTCATCGGATTCGGTCAGCACCGGGGAGCCGTGGTGCGACCAGAGCTTCCAGCCGTCGGACGTGCGGCGGAACACGTTCGTGGCCACCACCAGCTGTCCCACGAGCGGCCCCAGCTCGTCACTGCCGTCCGGCGCCGGCCCGCCGCTCAGGATGTTCTCGGTGCAGGTGACGAGCGCGGTGTCCCCGGTGACCGACACATGCACGTCGGTGAGGAAGAACTGGATGTACTCCGTGTTCGCCATGATCAGCGCGTACGACCGCAGCACCTCGCCGCGCCCGGTCAGGACGGGCCAGCCGGGGTGCACGCAGGAGATCACGCCCGTCTCGGCGGGGTCGTGGTACTCCTCGTCCACGCCCACGCCCACGTCGGCGGGGGCCAGCCAGAGGGAGGAGAGCGTCTCGAAGTCGCCCTGTTCCATGGCCTCGTAGAAGGCCCGGTTGGCGAGTTCGACCTGTTCGACGTCGGTGTGGGGAGCGCTCACCGCTCCCGGGCCCCTTCGATGGCGCGGGCCACGCGGACCGCGTCGGCGGTGGCGCGGACCTCGTGCACCCGGACCGCCCAGGCACCCTGCTGGGCGGCCAGGGCCGACACGGCGGCGGTCGCGGCGTCCCGTTCGCGGGCGGGCGGCGGGGCGCCCTCCGGGCCGGCCAGGACCCGGCCGAGGAACCGTTTGCGGGACGCGGCGACCAGCAGGGGGTGGCCGAGGCCGAGCAGCCGGTCGAGGTGGGCGAGGAGGGTGAGGTCGTGCTCGGCGTCCTTCGAGAAGCCGAGGCCGGGGTCGACGACAACGCGGTCCCGCGCGACACCGCCCTCCAGAACGGCGTCCACGCGCGCGCGCAGCTCCCGTGCCACCTCGGCGACGACGTCCTCGTAGACGCCCCTGACGTTGCCGCCCTCCAGGAAGCCCCGCCAGTGCATCACCACGAAGGGGGCCCCCGCGGCCGCCACCACCGGGATCATCGCGGGGTCGGCGAGGCCGCCGCTGACGTCGTTGACGAGGGCGGCGCCGGCGGCGAGGGCCTGCTCGGCGACGGAGGCGCGCATGGTGTCCACGGACACGGTGACGCCCTCGGAGGCCAGCCCCCGCACGACGGGGATGACGCGTTTGAGTTCCTCGGCCTCGTCGACGCGGGCGGCACCGGGCCGGGTCGACTCACCGCCCACGTCCACCAGGTCCGCGCCCTCCGCGACCATGTGCAGGCCGTGCTTGATGGCCGCCGTGGTGTCGAACCAGCGGCCGCCGTCGGAGAACGAGTCGGGGGTGACGTTGACGACCCCCATGACCGCGCAACGGTCCCACACGGGCATTCCGGCCACCTGACCGCGCCCGTTCTGCTTGCTCATGCGTCAAGCCTAGGCCCATGGCGCGGGGGGCCCTGCCCCGAGCCGGGGCCCCGGCGCCAGGTGACCGAGGTCTAGACGGCACGGACACTCTGTTCGCCGATGCCCTGGTCCGCCACCGTGTGCGCGCACGGCCGGCGGACCTTCGGGCGCAGGCGCAGCACAGAGGGAAGGGCGAGGTGGACGAAGCCCTCGGCCTGCATCGCGGCGAGGCCGATGCGCGGTAGGTCGCGGGAGGCGGCGTAGACGACGAAGCGCGGCACCCAGCGCGGGTTGAACTTCGCGTTGAACTTGTACAGCGACTCGATCTGGAACCAGCGGGACAGGAAGACCAGCAGACCGCGCCAGGCGCGCAGCACCGGTCCCGCGCCGATCTTCTCGCCGCGGGCCAGGGCCGAACGGAACATCGCGAAGTTCAGGGAGACCTGCTTCACGCCCAGCCGGGGAGCCGCCTGGAGGGCCGCGACGATGAGGAGTTCGTTCATGCCGGGGTCCGCCGAGCGGTCGCGGCGCATCAGGTCCAGGGAGGCGCCGTCGGGGCCCCAGGGCACGAAGTGGAGTACGGCCTTGAGGTCGCCGTACGCGCCGGGGACCTCGTCCGCCTTGTGCGCGGTGGCGATGAGGCAGTCGTCGTCGGCCGGGTCGCCGACGCGGCCGAGCGCCATCGAGAAGCCGCGTTCGGTGTCGGTGCCGCGCCAGTCCTCGGCGGCGCGGCGGATCCGCTCCAGCTCCGCCTCGCCGAGGTCACGGACGCGCCGGACCCGGGTCTCGTAACCGAGTCGCTCGATGCGCTTCACCATTTGACGCACGTTGCGCATCGCGCGTCCGGCGAGGGAGAAATCCGCGACGTCCACCACCGCCTCGTCGCCCAGTTCGAGGGCGTCGAGGCCGGTCTCGCGGGTCCACACCTCGGCGCCCGTCTCCGAACAGCCCATGACGGCCGGGGTCCAGGAGTGGGCCGTGGCCTCGTCCATGAAGCGTTCGATCGCGCCGGGCCAGGCCTCGACGTCGCCGATCGGGTCGCCGCTGGCCAGCATCACCCCGGAGACGACGCGGTAGGTGACCGCCGCCTTGCCGCTCGGGGAGAAGACGACCGCCTTGTCGCGGCGGAGCGCGAAGTGGCCGAGGGAGTCGCGGCCGCCGTGCCGGTCCAGCAGGGCGCGCAGCCGTACCTCGTCGTCGTCGGTGAGACGGGCCGCCGGGTGTTCGGGGCGGAATGCCAGGTAGACGGTGGTGATCGCGGTCAGCAGGCCGAGGGCGCCGAGCGAGAAGGCCACCGTCCAGGACGTGGTGCCGAGGTAGCCGACCGGACCCTCGAAGCCGAACAGACCGTAGATGACGTGTTCGAGCCGGTCGGCGAGGCTCGGGTCGCCGACCATGCGCCCGGGGTGGGCGCTGACGACGAGCAGACCGAGGACGATCGAACCGGCGCCCATCAGCACGAAGTTGGCGAGCGCCCGCCAGCGGCTGGTGGGGTCGGGCAGGGCGCGGAACTCGTCGCGGTGGCGCAGCAGGGGGACGAACAGGGCGAGCGAGACGAGCACGCCGACGAGTGAGTGCCGATAGGTGAACTGGGCGAGCGCCCCGGCCGGCAGCAGCACCACGGCCGCCCGCCAGGCGCGCCGTTTGCGCCGGCGCAGACCGTGGGCGAGGAGCAGCAGCAGGACGCCCACGCTCAGCGAGAGGGCCGCCGCGAACGGGCCGAGGGCGCCCGGGAGCACCTCGGCCAGTGTGTGCATACGGCTGTTCCGGAAACGCGGGAACACGCCCGCGGCGATGTCCAGCAGCCCGACGAGCGTGCAGGCCCTGGCGACCAGGGCGGGCACGGCCTCGGGGCGCGGCCCGCGCAGCGCGCCGCGCACGGCGCCGTATCCGCGCCCTACGGCGCCGGCCGGGAGTCGGTCCGAGCGGACCGGAACCTCGCCCGACATTTCCCCATCTGTCCTGACAGACATCGCATCCCGTTGTTCCGCGAGTGAGCTTGGATCCGGTGCCTTTTCCGGCATCCGGCGACATTGCGCCCTCTAGGACGGTGCCTTGGCGAGGGAGGTTCACTCTCCAACGGAAAGCTGAACCCAAGGACAAGGAAAGACAAGGAAAGAAAGGGCGGCGAGAGACAACCCGATGGGTCTCACGAGCGACAACGTCCTGGTCCTGGCGGTTCTGTCCGCCGTGCTGCTGTTCGCCGGCACGGTGTGGCTGTGGCCGAGACTGGCCCGCCACGGCTGGCGGGCGGTCGGCGGCCGGATCGCCGTCCTGCTGGCCACACAGGCCGCGCTCTTCGCCTCGGTCGGCCTCGTCGCGAACCAGGCCTTCGGGTTCTACGCCAGCTGGGCCGACCTCCTGGGCCGGGAGAGCGGACAGGGTGTGGTCGTCGACCACGACGGCGCCGACACCGGCGGACCGCTGCGGGTCGTCGACACCCAGCCGCTGAACGGGACCGGGGGCGAGCGCCCCCAGGTCGGCGGCCAGATCCAGAAGGTCGAGATCGTCGGCCGTACGACCCGGATCGCGACCCCGGCGTACGTGTACCTGCCGCCGGAGTACTTCCAGGCGCGGTACCGCTCCCGGACCTTCCCCGCCGCCGTCGTCCTCACCGGCTACCCCGGCACCGCCGAGGCGCTCGTCCAGGGACTCCACTATCCGCGGACGGCCCGTGGGCTGGCCCGCGAGGGCACGGCGCAGCCGATGATCCTCATCATGCTGCGGCCGACCGTGGCGCCGCCGCGCGACACCGAGTGCGTGGACGTGCCGGGGGGACCGCGGACCGAGTCGTTCTTCGCGCGGGACCTGCCGGACGCCGTGGGCCACCACTACAGGGTGGGGAAGAGGCCGGGGAGTTGGGGGATCGTCGGCGACTCGACCGGCGGTTACTGTGCGCTGAAACTGGCCATGCACCACCCTCGGATGTACGCCGCCGGGGCGGGTCTCTCGCCGTACTACAAGGCGCCGAGCGACCCGACGACCGGTGATCTCTTCCACGGCGACAAGACGTTGCGGAACGAGGCGGATCTCTTCTGGTATCTCGCGCACCGACCGGCGCCGGACACCTCTCTGCTGGTCACCAGCAGCAAACAGGGAGAGACCAACTACAAGGACACGCTGAAGTTCATCGAGTCGGTGGAGGAGAAGAAGCCGACGCGGATCTCGTCGATCATCCTCGACAGCGGCGGGCACAACTTCAACACGTGGCGGCGGGAGATCCCGGCGACCCTGCAGTGGCTCAGCGGACGGCTGAGCGACCGGTGAGGGGCATGCGGGCCGCGGTGCGCAGATGTCGGAGAGGTGACGACAAGGGGGCGGACGGGGTCCTCGGCAATTCGCCGGAATTCACCGGCCGCGGGGGAGAAGCAGATGTGGCCAAGGCGTATCCGGATTCAATGAGGTTGATCCAACGGCGGAGTCGCCGGTGAGCGCATTGGTGCACCGGCGGTGAGGAAGCTTGTGAGGGCTTGTGAGAGCTGAGAGAGG is drawn from Streptomyces bottropensis ATCC 25435 and contains these coding sequences:
- a CDS encoding phosphatidylglycerol lysyltransferase domain-containing protein, which produces MSGEVPVRSDRLPAGAVGRGYGAVRGALRGPRPEAVPALVARACTLVGLLDIAAGVFPRFRNSRMHTLAEVLPGALGPFAAALSLSVGVLLLLLAHGLRRRKRRAWRAAVVLLPAGALAQFTYRHSLVGVLVSLALFVPLLRHRDEFRALPDPTSRWRALANFVLMGAGSIVLGLLVVSAHPGRMVGDPSLADRLEHVIYGLFGFEGPVGYLGTTSWTVAFSLGALGLLTAITTVYLAFRPEHPAARLTDDDEVRLRALLDRHGGRDSLGHFALRRDKAVVFSPSGKAAVTYRVVSGVMLASGDPIGDVEAWPGAIERFMDEATAHSWTPAVMGCSETGAEVWTRETGLDALELGDEAVVDVADFSLAGRAMRNVRQMVKRIERLGYETRVRRVRDLGEAELERIRRAAEDWRGTDTERGFSMALGRVGDPADDDCLIATAHKADEVPGAYGDLKAVLHFVPWGPDGASLDLMRRDRSADPGMNELLIVAALQAAPRLGVKQVSLNFAMFRSALARGEKIGAGPVLRAWRGLLVFLSRWFQIESLYKFNAKFNPRWVPRFVVYAASRDLPRIGLAAMQAEGFVHLALPSVLRLRPKVRRPCAHTVADQGIGEQSVRAV
- a CDS encoding alpha/beta hydrolase, which gives rise to MGLTSDNVLVLAVLSAVLLFAGTVWLWPRLARHGWRAVGGRIAVLLATQAALFASVGLVANQAFGFYASWADLLGRESGQGVVVDHDGADTGGPLRVVDTQPLNGTGGERPQVGGQIQKVEIVGRTTRIATPAYVYLPPEYFQARYRSRTFPAAVVLTGYPGTAEALVQGLHYPRTARGLAREGTAQPMILIMLRPTVAPPRDTECVDVPGGPRTESFFARDLPDAVGHHYRVGKRPGSWGIVGDSTGGYCALKLAMHHPRMYAAGAGLSPYYKAPSDPTTGDLFHGDKTLRNEADLFWYLAHRPAPDTSLLVTSSKQGETNYKDTLKFIESVEEKKPTRISSIILDSGGHNFNTWRREIPATLQWLSGRLSDR